A genomic stretch from Pomacea canaliculata isolate SZHN2017 linkage group LG2, ASM307304v1, whole genome shotgun sequence includes:
- the LOC112556701 gene encoding E3 ubiquitin-protein ligase MIB2-like, whose amino-acid sequence MILRPGIRVVRGPQWSGGDNDGGPGHLGTVVAVHERGPGHGKVSVVWDVTGEERMHCAGRNNKYELLIYDNGPAGVYQSARCRACHSSCIGGMRWKCAECINYDLCTSCYFSDCHRTSHAFLRYTTEDSTIVRVTPRASSLKQEVYGLVKGTEVVRGPHWNSGDEDGGRGSKAKIEELEEQASGCFRGRVKVRWQHNPDKLFGYSIGAEGKVQVVALSHTRGGTYYPEHLPELDVISPSETHLQYGDKVIVNVDLETFRKLQSEHSTGWNNSMQQCVEEVGTIVKIVDPDLARVQYEDAYSWTVIRHLLTRLSSFNKGDHVQIIDNYNCFMELQVGHGGWNKKMEEILGKIGTIVEIDSDGDLKVNVEGRRWVLNPVGCTLHFQPSIPVNKPSMTENTERPLPTPTIMEKMELFKRDSSKSADDIEELMQAASSGEFEKFKAFILKNQSKADSKLKGRTALHVACNKGRTDIINFLLNCGADVNVADDDGNTPLHYAADGEQDSVVEELCKRGADKNVRNTSGQTPLHLAVIQQDLQCVRTLLNKGADVNIQNKDGETPMHIAIDHKVTAIINHLLDCDYLDGSKANNDGFNIIHKAIAGGLQSVVEVLIKRDEQLALSPGGPHNFTPLHLAVINGWTAIAGLLVNQVLVDINAQDHEGRTPLHHAVHSCSQTVIDLLMRRGADPNIQDENGNTPAHLVQMPRLTSAALVSTEETLQNEILCKLTECGADLALQNNEGKTPLSLCKAPELKQQLLRILAEVKAGHKEDVPPHWNPMPGTELFVVPLTNSNALTAEEYKNVRYKFLKTMANVEIISIKRIQNRALWTVYNAAKQTMERIYGIGAANERILFHGTSAKAVEAIQHQNIDPLLAGKKSAAVWGKGAYFAVEAKISDNYSTADDWGYRYMFMARVLVGRYARGERGLKRPPPLDRRQPNALADSVVDDTDSPNIYVVFRHHQIYPEFLIQYR is encoded by the exons GTGTATACCAATCAGCGAGATGTAGAGCTTGCCATTCCTCGTGTATTGGAGGGATGCGCTGGAAGTGTGCAGAGTGCATCAACTATGACCTTTGCACTTCCTGTTACTTTTCTGACTGTCACAGAACATCACATGCCTTCCTGCGATATACCACAGAAGACAGTACAAT TGTACGTGTGACTCCACGTGCCAGCTCCTTGAAACAAGAGGTGTATGGGCTGGTAAAGGGAACTGAAGTGGTTCGTGGCCCCCACTGGAATTCTGGTGATGAGGACG GAGGACGGGGCAGCAAAGCCAAAATTGAAGAATTGGAGGAACAGGCATCAGGATGCTTTAGGGGACGTGTAAAAGTCAGATGGCAGCACAACCCAGATAAACTGTTTGGGTACAGCATTGGAGCAGAAGGAAAAGTTCAGGTGGTGGCACTGTCACACACCCGCGGAGGCACCTACTATCCAGAACACCTTCCTGAGCTTG ATGTAATCAGCCCAAGCGAGACTCATCTGCAATATGGTGACAAAGTCATTGTTAATGTCGACTTAGAAACATTCCGAAAGCTTCAGAGTGAGCATTCAACTGGCTGGAACAACAGTATGCAGCAG tgCGTTGAGGAGGTTGGAACCATTGTGAAGATCGTGGATCCAGATCTTGCAAGAGTTCAGTATGAAGATGCTTATAGTTGGACAGTTATTCGTCATCTTCTGacaagg TTGAGTTCATTCAACAAAGGAGACCATGTCCAAATCATTGACAATTACAACTGTTTCATGGAACTGCAGGTTGGACATGGGGGATGGAATAAGAAGATGGAAGAA ATACTGGGGAAGATCGGAACAATTGTAGAGATTGATTCAGATGGAGACCTCAAAGTGAACGTAGAAGGGCGGAGATGGGTGTTGAATCCTGTCGGCTGCACATTGCATTTCCAACCCAGCATTCCAGTTAATAAGCCTTCTATGACAGAAAACACCGAAAGGCCATTACCAACCCCCA CTATCATGGAGAAGATGGAACTATTCAAACGAGATTCATCAAAGTCTGCTGATGACATTGAAGAGTTAATGCAAGCTGCCAGTAGTGGAGAATTTGAAAAGTTCAAGGCCTTCATTTTGAAAAACCAGTCTAAG GCTGATAGTAAATTAAAAGGCCGCACAGCCCTTCATGTGGCCTGTAACAAAGGTCGTACAGACATCATAAACTTCCTGCTCAACTGTGGGGCAGATGTgaatgttgctgatgatgatgggaaCACACCTTTGCATTATGCTGCTGATGG AGAGCAAGATTCTGTGGTGGAGGAACTGTGCAAACGTGGTGCAGACAAGAATGTCAGAAACACAAGTGGACAGACGCCCCTACATCTTGCTGTCATTCAGCAAGATCTGCAGTGTGTCCGTACACTTTTGAACAAGGGTGCAGATGTCAACATCCAG AACAAGGATGGAGAAACTCCGATGCACATTGCTATTGATCACAAAGTCACTGCAATAATCAATCATTTGCTGGACTGTGACTATTTGGATGGCAGTAAAGCCAATAATGATGGGTTCAATATCATTCACAAAGCAATTGCTGGTGGATTACAAAG TGTTGTGGAAGTGCTGATAAAAAGGGATGAGCAGCTGGCCTTGTCTCCTGGAGGACCACATAACTTCACACCTCTGCACCTGGCTGTCATTAATGGATGGACTGCAATTGCTGGATTGCTAGTAAACCag GTCTTGGTTGACATTAATGCTCAAGACCATGAAGGCCGCACTCCACTTCATCATGCAGTTCATTCCTGCAGCCAGACTGTTATAGACCTTCTGATGAGAAGAG gAGCTGATCCTAACATTCAAGATGAAAATGGCAACACACCAGCACACCTTGTTCAAATGCCAAGGCTGACCAGTGCA GCTCTGGTGAGCACCGAAGAGACtcttcaaaatgaaattttatgcaAGTTGACAGAGTGTGGTGCAGATCTTGCCTTACAAAACAATGAGGGCAAGACGCCACTTAGTCTCTGCAAGGCGCCTGAACTGAAACAGCAGTTGCTGAG AATCCTTGCTGAAGTCAAAGCTGGACATAAAGAGGATGTACCCCCTCACTGGAACCCTATGCCAGGGACAGAACTCTTTGTGGTGCCATTAACTAACAGCAATGCACTGACAGCAGAGGAATACAAAAATGTCAGATACAAGTTCCTGAAAACCATGGCTAATGTGGAGATTATTTCTATTAAGCGCATTCAGAACCGTGCTTTATGGACCGTATACAATGC tGCAAAGCAGACAATGGAACGAATATACGGAATTGGAGCTGCCAATGAACGTATACTCTTTCATGGAACCTCTGCAAAAGCTGTTGAAGCAATCCAACATCAAAATATTGACCCTCTTCTAGCTGGCAAAAAAAGCGCAGCTGTTTGGGGGAAGGGAGCTTATTTTGCTGTTGAGGCCAAAATCTCTGATAACTATTCCACAGCTGATGACTGGGGTTATCGCTACATGTTCATGGCACGTGTACTTGTTGGGCGTTATGCAAGGGGAGAAAGGGGTCTCAAGAGACCTCCTCCCTTGGACCGCAGACAGCCTAATGCTCTTGCAGATTCGGTTGTTGATGATACAGACTCAccaaatatttatgttgtttttcGTCATCACCAAATATACCCAGAGTTCTTGATTCAGTACAGGTGA
- the LOC112556702 gene encoding E3 ubiquitin-protein ligase MIB2-like, whose product MKFGIRVVRGPDWSGGNQDGGEGHLGTMVAIPTAGKVLVIWDTTGEERMYSAGRDDKFELRIYDNGPIGVKFTTVTCDACKTQGIGGMRWKCCVCTDYDLCTPCYYADRHDRTHPFLRYTTEDSKLVRLPPRSASNKQDVHGLVKGAVVVRGPHWRFENQDGGPESKGEITEVGTYSGGYYRGGVRVRWPHNPDKLVGYRTGAEGKVELKAVSNTKGGTFYPDHLPALDVIKPDQIHLKQGDKVIVDVDLNTFQKLHKEHSCGWNDGMKQCLSEVGTIVKIPHSTIMQLQYEDARVWNVIRHVLNKVGSFQKGGSVQIIDSYNAAVELQVGHGGWNDRMEDVLGKLGKIMDIDGDGDLKVEVDGKIWLLNPVSCTQHFDINQQKIARPAAVDVKKTVSQSSTITERLSSFHGRLPPDKVKEYITAAFEGDLEKVKAFVTNNPAKVDSRADGRTALHLACNKGHLPIVQFLLGAGANKDLADDDGDTPLHYAADGEKNLVLEELCKQKAKMDTKNKNGLTALHIAVSQKDSASVDVLVNFGADVNVQDADGDTAMHEAIKNNDHKIIKCLLKCEKLDGSKTNKDGQNIMHVAAIKGNERVVEKLIKQKQSLASVTCGPDDFTPLHLAAINGRTAVAGMLIKQGNVQINAKDKHGRTPLHHAVHCCNQHVIDVLLSIGADVNIQDEDGNTAAHLAQMPKSSSAVAEGGDVLVQSILCMLAECGADLGIRNKFSKTPLDLCKAPEVKAKLKGIADKVKGRQRDRDDIPPHWTTMDNQELLVEALKPENPLTAEEYKDVKQKFHMTMSNADIVSIRRIQNRTLWDVYHATKRTMERKYGLGAANELALFHGTSFKCVEAIQHQNIDPLLAGENVGTIWGKGAYFAIDAKISDNYASSDDDGYRYMFMARVLTGQIAQGARDLKRPPPLDSTMPNALADAVVDDMNNPRVYVVFRNQQIYPEFLIQYT is encoded by the exons ATGAAGTTTGGGATTCGTGTGGTGAGGGGTCCAGACTGGTCTGGAGGCAACCAAGATGGGGGTGAAGGTCACCTGGGCACCATGGTTGCAATACCCACAGCTGGGAAAGTGTTGGTCATCTGGGACACGACTGGTGAAGAGCGGATGTACAGTGCTGGGAGGGATGACAAGTTTGAACTGAGAATATATGACAATGGACCTATAG GGGTTAAGTTTACAACAGTGACATGTGATGCTTGTAAGACGCAAGGCATTGGAGGAATGCGCTGGAAGTGTTGTGTATGCACTGACTATGATCTCTGTACACCATGCTACTATGCTGATCGTCATGACAGAACACATCCCTTTCTTCGTTATACAACAGAAGACAGCAAACT TGTACGCCTACCACCACGCAGTGCATCTAATAAACAAGATGTGCATGGACTAGTAAAAGGTGCAGTAGTTGTTCGTGGTCCACACTGGCGTTTTGAAAACCAGGATG GAGGCCCGGAAAGCAAAGGTGAGATTACTGAGGTGGGAACATATTCAGGTGGCTACTACAGAGGTGGAGTGCGTGTCAGGTGGCCACACAACCCAGACAAACTGGTTGGCTACAGGACTGGAGCTGAGGGGAAAGTAGAGCTGAAAGCAGTTTCAAACACAAAGGGTGGCACCTTCTACCCTGACCACCTTCCTGCCCTTG ATGTCATAAAGCCAGACCAGATCCATCTAAAGCAAGGTGACAAGGTGATTGTAGATGTGGACCTTAACACATTTCAGAAGCTACATAAAGAGCACAGTTGTGGATGGAATGATGGCATGAAACAG TGCCTTTCGGAAGTGGGAACAATTGTTAAAATCCCACACAGCACAATAATGCAACTGCAGTATGAAGATGCTCGTGTATGGAATGTCATTCGCCATGTCTTAAACAAA GTTGGTTCCTTTCAAAAAGGAGGCAGTGTGCAGATAATTGACAGCTATAATGCTGCTGTTGAGCTACAAGTTGGTCATGGAGGGTGGAACGACCGAATGGAAGAT GTATTAGGAAAACTTGGAAAGATAATGGACATTGATGGAGATGGAGATTTAAAAGTTGAGGTTGATGGGAAAATTTGGCTTCTGAATCCTGTAAGCTGCACACAGCATTTCGACATTAATCAACAGAAAATAGCTAGACCTGCAGCTGTGGatgtaaagaaaactgtttcacaAAGTTCAA CAATCACAGAGAGATTGTCATCATTTCATGGAAGGCTACCACCTGACAAAGTAAAAGAATATATCACGGCTGCTTTTGAGGGTGATCTTGAAAAGGTTAAAGCTTTTGTGACGAACAATCCAGCCAAG GTGGATAGTCGAGCTGATGGTCGCACAGCCCTGCATTTAGCATGTAACAAAGGACACCTTCCGATTGTGCAGTTCTTGCTTGGTGCTGGGGCCAACAAAGACTTGgcagatgatgatggtgatacTCCACTGCACTATGCTGCAGATGG AGAAAAGAACTTGGTGCTTGAGGAGCTTTGTAAGCAAAAGGCAAAGATGgataccaaaaataaaaatggactGACTGCACTGCACATTGCAGTGAGTCAAAAAGACTCTGCAAGTGTTGATGTTCTAGTCAACTTTGGTGCAGATGTTAATGTTCAG GATGCTGATGGAGACACAGCCATGCATGAAGCCATCAAAAATAATGACCATAAGATCATCAAATGTCTCCTCAAATGTGAAAAGCTGGATggcagtaaaacaaacaaagatggCCAGAATATTATGCACGTGGCTGCCATTAAAGGCAATGAAAG agtgGTTGAAAAGttgataaaacagaaacagagcCTGGCATCTGTCACATGTGGACCAGACGATTTCACTCCTCTGCACTTAGCAGCAATAAATGGACGCACTGCAGTTGCAGGCATGCTGATCAAGCAG GGAAATGTACAGATAAATGCTAAAGACAAACATGGTCGTACACCTCTGCATCATGCAGTCCACTGCTGTAATCAGCATGTCATTGATGTGCTGCTGTCGATTG GTGCTGATGTCAATATACAAGATGAGGACGGCAACACAGCAGCTCACCTGGCTCAGATGCCCAAGTCATCAAGTGCA GTAGCGGAGGGGGGAGATGTACTGGTGCAGTCCATTCTGTGCATGCTGGCTGAATGTGGTGCTGATCTAGGGATCAGAAACAAATTTAGTAAAACACCTCTGGACCTTTGCAAAGCACCAGAAGTGAAGGCAAAACTCAAAGG CATTGCAGACAAAGTCAAGGGGAGACAACGTGACAGAGATGATATTCCGCCTCACTGGACTACCATGGACAACCAAGAACTTCTTGTGGAAGCTTTGAAACCAGAGAATCCACTGACAGCTGAAGAATACAAAGATGTTAAGCAAAAATTCCACATGACCATGAGCAATGCAGATATTGTTTCCATCAGGCGTATTCAGAACCGGACACTGTGGGATGTGTACCATGC TACAAAGAGAACTATGGAGCGGAAGTATGGACTTGGAGCTGCCAATGAGTTGGCCTTGTTTCATGGGACAAGTTTTAAGTGTGTGGAGGCAATCCAGCACCAGAACATTGATCCACTTCTGGCTGGTGAAAATGTTGGAACTATCTGGGGCAAGGGGGCCTATTTTGCCATTGATGCTAAAATCTCGGACAACTATGCTTCATCAGATGATGATGGTTATCGGTACATGTTTATGGCTCGAGTATTGACAGGACAAATTGCCCAGGGTGCAAGAGATCTCAAGCGACCTCCACCTCTAGATTCCACTATGCCAAATGCTCTTGCAGATGCTGTGGTAGACGACATGAACAATCCAcgtgtttatgttgttttccGCAACCAGCAGATTTATCCTGAGTTCCTAATCCAGTACACATGA